A single genomic interval of Candidatus Omnitrophota bacterium harbors:
- a CDS encoding retron system putative HNH endonuclease — protein MKYIVKGNEPVELTKRKSQLNTNRRKLGRKKIKDIIRRALMNEQGHICCYCERRIVEGDCHIEHFRPQSDGVDPLDYSNMLCSCLDQIEERIPRHCGYLKGDWFDEDLLISPLNKDCENHFSFTADGQILPKYGDKAADETIKRLGLNIPKLQDMRKQVISPFIDENLTDDDYIRFVNGYLKMDSEGRFNPFFTTIRYLFVER, from the coding sequence ATGAAATACATTGTCAAAGGAAATGAACCTGTAGAATTAACTAAGCGTAAATCTCAACTTAACACAAACCGGCGTAAACTAGGAAGAAAAAAGATAAAGGACATCATTCGAAGGGCGCTCATGAACGAGCAAGGACATATCTGTTGTTATTGCGAACGGCGTATAGTTGAAGGCGACTGCCATATCGAACATTTTCGCCCTCAAAGCGATGGCGTTGATCCTCTTGATTATTCCAATATGCTTTGCTCATGTTTGGATCAAATTGAAGAAAGGATACCTCGTCACTGCGGCTATCTCAAAGGCGATTGGTTTGATGAAGATTTGTTGATATCTCCCTTGAACAAGGATTGCGAAAACCATTTCTCCTTTACGGCAGATGGACAAATTCTTCCAAAATATGGCGACAAAGCGGCGGATGAAACGATCAAACGGCTTGGCCTAAATATTCCAAAATTGCAGGATATGAGAAAGCAGGTTATATCGCCGTTCATCGATGAAAACCTCACTGATGATGATTACATTCGTTTTGTCAATGGATATCTGAAAATGGACTCAGAAGGCCGCTTTAATCCGTTTTTTACGACGATACGATATCTGTTTGTTGAGAGATAA
- a CDS encoding AbrB/MazE/SpoVT family DNA-binding domain-containing protein, which translates to MPQTIIREDAQIALPQEVVIRLRLETGDILNVDVEDGKIILSPEEENTLEYNPEIKASIQRGLKDAEEGRTYGPFDNADDFLKSLKS; encoded by the coding sequence ATGCCTCAGACGATCATTCGCGAAGATGCCCAAATTGCTCTTCCCCAAGAAGTCGTAATCCGGCTTCGCTTAGAGACGGGAGATATTTTAAACGTGGATGTGGAAGATGGAAAAATCATTCTGTCTCCAGAAGAGGAAAATACTTTGGAATACAATCCTGAGATCAAAGCGTCAATCCAACGCGGCTTGAAAGATGCCGAAGAAGGCCGTACTTATGGCCCTTTTGATAATGCTGACGATTTTCTGAAATCGCTCAAATCGTAA
- a CDS encoding ferritin-like domain-containing protein, which yields MHEKSVELLNKAVSDELSAVHQYMYFHFHCDDQGYDLLAVLFKQTAIEEMLHIERLAERILFLKGEVEIKASVEAKKIHDVKVMLECAAKMEEESAREYNIWANECSQNADSVSKKLFEDLVMDEERHFDQYDQEMENLAKFGEKYLALQSIERSKSRTAGAAKPAN from the coding sequence ATGCACGAAAAAAGCGTTGAGTTGTTGAACAAAGCCGTTTCGGACGAGTTATCCGCCGTTCATCAGTATATGTATTTCCATTTCCATTGCGACGATCAGGGGTACGATCTTTTGGCGGTTCTCTTCAAGCAGACCGCCATCGAAGAAATGCTGCATATCGAACGGCTTGCGGAACGCATCCTTTTCCTGAAAGGCGAAGTGGAGATCAAAGCCTCCGTGGAAGCGAAAAAGATACACGACGTAAAAGTCATGTTGGAATGCGCCGCCAAAATGGAAGAAGAAAGCGCGAGAGAGTATAACATTTGGGCCAACGAATGCTCGCAGAACGCCGATTCGGTTTCGAAGAAATTATTCGAAGACCTGGTCATGGACGAGGAGCGTCATTTCGATCAATACGACCAGGAAATGGAAAATCTCGCCAAATTCGGCGAGAAATACCTGGCGTTGCAATCGATCGAACGCAGCAAAAGCCGAACGGCCGGAGCGGCGAAGCCAGCCAATTGA
- a CDS encoding HAD-IA family hydrolase translates to MIQAVIFDMDGVLLDSEPFISEAAVRMFAEKGFAVKHEDFIPFVGAGENRFLGGVAEKYGIVLDIEKDKKRTYEIYGEIIIGRIEPLPGVYEFLGHCREKGLKMAVATSADAIKLHQNLTELKIPQETFDACVTGSDVERKKPFPDCFLAAAEKLGVLPENCLVVEDAVNGVKAAKAAGSKCLALTTSFTREQLSQADWISSTLADAPAEATEW, encoded by the coding sequence ATGATTCAAGCCGTCATTTTCGATATGGATGGAGTACTCCTCGATTCCGAACCTTTCATCAGCGAAGCCGCCGTGCGCATGTTTGCGGAAAAAGGCTTCGCCGTGAAACATGAAGATTTCATTCCCTTCGTGGGAGCGGGCGAAAATCGTTTTCTCGGCGGCGTCGCCGAAAAATACGGCATCGTCCTCGATATCGAAAAAGACAAGAAGCGAACCTACGAAATTTACGGTGAAATTATCATAGGCCGCATCGAGCCGCTGCCTGGTGTTTATGAATTCTTGGGGCATTGCCGAGAGAAAGGATTGAAGATGGCCGTCGCCACCAGCGCCGACGCCATTAAATTGCATCAAAACCTGACAGAATTGAAAATCCCCCAAGAAACCTTCGACGCCTGCGTTACCGGCAGCGATGTGGAGCGCAAGAAGCCTTTTCCCGATTGCTTTCTGGCCGCAGCCGAAAAATTGGGCGTCCTTCCGGAAAATTGTCTTGTAGTAGAAGACGCCGTCAACGGCGTTAAGGCTGCCAAGGCAGCCGGATCCAAATGCTTGGCCTTGACCACCAGCTTTACGAGGGAGCAACTGTCTCAGGCCGACTGGATATCCTCCACGTTGGCCGACGCTCCCGCCGAAGCGACGGAGTGGTGA
- a CDS encoding uroporphyrinogen decarboxylase family protein yields MTSKERLQNALNHKSGKVPIDFGSTAVTGIHVSRVAALREYYGLEKRLVKVHEPYQMLGWIDDDLKEAMGIDVDGIVTRCTIFGFPNKNWKEWRTQEGLEVLVSEDFQTDVDENGDTLIYPQGDRSVPPSGRMPKGGHFFDAIMRQEPIDESRLDPQDNLEEFGPISEYDLAHFARQAQELACTPRGIAATFGGTAFGDIALVPAPFLKHPKGVRDIAEWYMSTATRQDYIHKIFCRQCEIALKNLEKIHNIIGDIVDAVFVCGTDFGTQSSTFCSEAAFRSLYFPYYKQVNDWIHKNTHWKSFKHSCGAVEKFMNAFIDAGFDIVNPVQCSAKGMEAEGLKAKYGDRLTFWGGGVDTQKDLPFGTPQQVREQVLRRCEVFSQNGGFVFNSVHNIQANTPVENIVAMIGAVHEFNGEK; encoded by the coding sequence ATGACAAGCAAAGAAAGACTGCAAAACGCCTTGAATCATAAATCGGGGAAAGTTCCTATCGACTTCGGCAGTACGGCGGTTACCGGCATTCATGTCAGCCGCGTGGCGGCTCTGCGCGAATATTACGGGCTGGAAAAGCGGCTGGTGAAGGTTCATGAGCCTTATCAAATGCTGGGCTGGATCGACGACGATCTAAAAGAAGCGATGGGTATCGATGTGGACGGGATCGTCACCCGCTGCACCATCTTCGGCTTTCCCAACAAAAACTGGAAAGAATGGCGCACGCAGGAGGGTTTGGAAGTGCTCGTTTCAGAAGATTTCCAAACCGATGTGGACGAAAACGGCGATACGCTGATCTATCCGCAGGGAGACCGCAGCGTTCCGCCCAGCGGCCGGATGCCCAAAGGCGGGCATTTCTTCGACGCCATCATGCGTCAGGAGCCAATCGACGAGAGCCGCCTCGATCCGCAAGACAACCTGGAGGAATTCGGGCCGATCTCCGAGTACGATCTAGCCCATTTCGCCCGCCAGGCGCAAGAACTGGCTTGTACGCCGCGAGGAATCGCCGCTACCTTCGGAGGAACCGCATTCGGCGACATCGCCCTCGTTCCGGCGCCGTTTCTCAAGCATCCCAAAGGCGTGCGCGATATCGCCGAGTGGTATATGTCCACGGCGACGCGGCAGGATTATATTCACAAGATTTTTTGCCGCCAATGCGAAATCGCCTTAAAAAACCTGGAGAAGATTCATAACATTATAGGGGATATCGTAGACGCCGTTTTTGTTTGCGGGACGGATTTCGGGACGCAGAGTTCCACGTTTTGTTCCGAAGCGGCGTTCCGTTCGCTCTATTTTCCCTATTACAAACAGGTTAACGATTGGATTCACAAGAATACGCATTGGAAGAGTTTTAAGCATTCGTGCGGGGCGGTGGAGAAATTTATGAACGCCTTCATCGACGCGGGTTTCGACATCGTCAATCCGGTGCAATGCTCGGCGAAGGGCATGGAAGCGGAAGGCTTGAAGGCGAAATACGGCGACCGGTTGACGTTTTGGGGCGGAGGCGTGGATACGCAGAAAGACCTGCCCTTCGGGACGCCGCAACAAGTGCGAGAGCAGGTTTTGCGCCGCTGCGAGGTCTTTTCCCAAAACGGCGGCTTCGTTTTCAATAGCGTGCATAATATCCAAGCCAATACGCCGGTGGAAAACATCGTCGCCATGATTGGCGCCGTACATGAATTCAATGGGGAGAAATGA
- a CDS encoding DUF4258 domain-containing protein, translating to MKIRYYIDPESELFHIYGHDVKEAEVEEVLNNPEEDRAGREGSRVALGKTAGGRYLRVIYVPDPELNSVFVITAYELRGKPLIAYRRRRRKKK from the coding sequence TTGAAAATCCGTTATTACATCGACCCTGAATCTGAGCTATTTCATATTTATGGGCACGATGTTAAGGAAGCAGAGGTTGAAGAGGTTCTTAATAATCCGGAGGAAGATCGGGCAGGGCGGGAAGGATCGCGAGTCGCCTTGGGTAAAACGGCAGGGGGACGTTATCTCAGGGTAATTTATGTTCCTGATCCGGAACTAAATAGCGTGTTTGTAATCACAGCTTATGAACTACGTGGAAAGCCATTAATTGCCTATCGTCGTCGAAGGAGGAAAAAGAAATGA
- a CDS encoding prepilin-type N-terminal cleavage/methylation domain-containing protein — translation MDKKLGFTLIELLIVVAIIGILAAIAVPNFLNAQIRAKVSVVLSEERGLCEAYLLYRLDNSSYPPHIDGHPAQHHFVTTPIAYYSRSVFDPFQAKLTEREIPVIRNTRNQYHMEPATLLYDWFQSTKTRYSNFWPQLNRSAYAAQSMGPGKTWISNELYDASNGTSSIGIIYTLAEGDQKKY, via the coding sequence ATGGATAAGAAGTTAGGATTTACATTGATCGAGTTATTAATCGTCGTGGCGATTATCGGCATATTGGCGGCTATCGCCGTTCCCAATTTTCTCAACGCCCAAATCCGCGCTAAGGTATCCGTGGTTCTCTCGGAAGAACGAGGGCTTTGCGAGGCTTATCTGCTTTACCGTTTGGACAATTCCAGCTATCCGCCGCATATCGACGGGCATCCCGCGCAGCACCACTTCGTTACGACGCCCATCGCTTATTATTCCCGTTCTGTATTCGATCCTTTCCAGGCCAAATTGACGGAGCGCGAGATTCCCGTCATACGCAATACGCGCAATCAATACCATATGGAACCGGCGACTCTACTCTACGACTGGTTCCAAAGTACGAAGACGCGCTATTCGAATTTTTGGCCGCAATTGAATCGATCCGCCTACGCCGCGCAATCTATGGGGCCGGGCAAGACCTGGATTTCCAACGAACTCTACGACGCGAGCAATGGAACGTCTAGCATTGGGATCATCTATACGCTGGCGGAGGGAGACCAGAAAAAGTATTAA
- a CDS encoding Gfo/Idh/MocA family oxidoreductase, whose protein sequence is MKTNNRRDFLKKSAGAASLGAMIAANSWASANDAVRIGVVGLKGRGVDHIKSFGEQKNVEVAALCDVDEKILNQRAEELKDFLKNPVKKFTDVREMLKDKEIDAISIATPNHWHAIIGIWSCQAGKDVYVEKPCCHNLAEGQKLLEASRKYDRIVQHGTQSRCSAAIREAIDNIRSGAIGEVYYAKGICYKWRDTIGHKPEAPEPVEFHYDLWTGPAKKLPFTENRYHYNWHWQWNYGNGDIGNQGVHEMDVARWGLGVELPSAAQALGGHFMFDDDQETPNCLVASFKYPQENKMLVFEVRHWITNDEIDSKDENTVGVVFLGSKGYIVTDRWGERYRMYMGRERKLVKEKKDAGNPFANFIKAVRSRKREDQQAEIREGYLSVAHIHLANAAYRVERTLHFDAQTQKCLNDDEANAILYGQVRSYRAPYLLPEEI, encoded by the coding sequence ATGAAAACAAATAACCGAAGAGATTTTCTAAAAAAGTCGGCGGGAGCGGCGAGCCTAGGCGCCATGATAGCAGCGAATTCATGGGCGAGCGCGAATGATGCGGTACGAATCGGCGTCGTTGGCTTGAAGGGGCGGGGCGTGGATCATATCAAAAGCTTCGGCGAGCAAAAAAACGTAGAAGTCGCCGCTCTCTGCGATGTGGATGAAAAAATCCTGAACCAACGCGCGGAAGAACTCAAAGATTTCCTCAAAAATCCGGTCAAGAAATTTACCGATGTGCGCGAAATGTTGAAAGACAAGGAGATCGACGCCATTTCCATCGCCACGCCGAATCATTGGCACGCCATCATCGGCATTTGGTCCTGCCAGGCGGGCAAAGACGTTTATGTGGAAAAACCTTGCTGCCACAACCTGGCGGAAGGACAAAAACTGCTGGAGGCTTCGCGCAAGTACGACCGGATCGTGCAGCATGGAACGCAAAGCCGCTGTTCCGCCGCTATCCGTGAAGCGATCGACAACATCCGTTCCGGCGCGATCGGCGAGGTCTATTACGCCAAAGGAATCTGCTACAAATGGCGCGATACCATCGGCCATAAGCCGGAAGCGCCGGAACCTGTCGAATTCCATTACGATCTCTGGACCGGCCCGGCGAAAAAATTGCCCTTTACGGAAAACCGTTACCATTACAACTGGCATTGGCAATGGAATTACGGCAATGGGGACATCGGCAACCAAGGCGTCCACGAAATGGACGTAGCCCGATGGGGGCTGGGCGTGGAGTTGCCCAGCGCGGCGCAGGCGCTCGGCGGGCATTTCATGTTCGACGACGATCAGGAGACGCCTAACTGCCTAGTGGCTTCCTTCAAATATCCCCAAGAAAACAAGATGCTCGTCTTCGAAGTGCGCCATTGGATTACGAACGACGAAATCGATTCCAAAGACGAAAACACGGTTGGCGTGGTTTTTCTTGGTTCCAAAGGCTATATCGTGACGGATCGCTGGGGCGAGCGCTACCGCATGTATATGGGAAGAGAGCGCAAGCTGGTAAAAGAAAAGAAGGACGCGGGCAATCCCTTCGCCAATTTCATTAAGGCCGTCCGGTCGCGAAAGCGCGAAGATCAACAAGCAGAAATCCGCGAGGGCTATCTTTCCGTGGCGCACATTCACTTAGCCAATGCCGCCTATCGCGTAGAACGCACGCTGCATTTCGACGCGCAAACGCAAAAGTGCCTCAACGACGACGAAGCCAACGCCATCCTCTACGGCCAAGTCCGCTCCTACCGCGCGCCGTATTTGCTGCCGGAGGAAATTTAA
- the rpoB gene encoding DNA-directed RNA polymerase subunit beta, which translates to MAKAADKCPWRERKSFAKIHAVIDMPDLIETQQRSYDGFLQQDELPDNRAMMGLQQAFYSIFPIKGRDSSSLEFVNYNLGRPKYSVPECIDRGMTFAAPLRIKVRLVVKSGKEEASEIIDIREENIYLGEIPLMTPRGTFIVNGAERVVVSQLHRSPGATFNVEMHHSGQRLIQGSIIPNRGAWLEFENDLNDVLSVIIDRRRKLPSTVLLRAFGYESDDEILSLFVNHKSIKLSAKSKGKLAGMTVSRDYVDPESHITLVEAGTELTDEIIDKLIEFHCSEIFIVEGDDRDYNILRNTLLKDNTTDKESALGEIYQTLRPGEPPAPKNAIALFENLFLKARRYDLSRVGRYRLNKKLGTHIDLDTVTLVPEDIVSIIKHILLLNRGEGVSDDIDHLGNRRVRTIGELLENQIRVGLARMERTIREKMGILDLENVMPRNLINAKPITTAINDFFGRSQLSQFLDQVNPLSELTHKRRLSALGPGGLNRERAGFEVRDVHHTHYGRVCPIETPEGPNIGLISSLSTYAQVNEFGFIETPYRKVKNSTVTKEIEYLSADDEDNSIIAQANAPLDAKMHFVNETVLSRYRGNFPRVLPDQVNYMDVSPMQLVSISSSLIPFLEHDDANRALMGSNMQRQAVPLLRTEAPLVGTGVEYKAAKDSGVVVVAKRDGLVEYVDASKIVVRPDRQMSDKDMDVYTLQKFFRSNQNTCMNQKPIVRKGQKVDEGWVIADGPATDMGELALGKNVLCAFMSWEGANYEDAIVVSERLIKEDIFTSYHIEEFKVEARDTKLGEEEITRDIPNVGDEALKNLDENGVIRIGAPVRPGDILVGKISPKGKVQTSNVEKLLRAIFGKRAEDVKDISLKASPGTEGTVVDVKVFSRKMRGGRGRAEDERAIKRLLSDRDKKLVDLQDDWRQRVQNTLIGMELKGDVLNPTTGEILFSKGRKIAQTDFNKLGEIDIRDLSIDGDPVLDKIRMRNQQEMEDINQQYEKQVEYIKTGDNLPPGVLKMVKVYVAKKKRLSIGDKMAGRHGNKGVVSRIVPVEDMPFLADGTPVDIILNPLGVPSRMNVGQVYETHLGWAIEKLGMHIATQVFDGAKESDVVELLEKAGLPKTGKSVLYDGRTGNPFQEEVTVGQIYMLKLNHLVDDKIHARSIGPYSLVTQQPLGGKAQFGGQRLGEMEVWALEAYGAAHTLQELLTVKSDDIVGRNRIYEAIVKGKNARAPGLPESFYVLVKELQSLGLGIELVEDEEEAEEKDDGGAKAKVEVTELVESGS; encoded by the coding sequence ATGGCGAAAGCAGCAGATAAATGTCCATGGCGGGAAAGGAAGAGCTTTGCCAAGATCCATGCGGTCATCGATATGCCAGACTTGATCGAGACCCAGCAACGTTCGTACGACGGTTTCCTGCAACAGGACGAATTGCCGGACAACCGGGCAATGATGGGATTGCAACAAGCTTTTTATTCCATTTTTCCCATCAAAGGCCGTGATAGTTCATCGCTTGAATTCGTGAACTACAATCTGGGCCGGCCAAAATATTCCGTGCCGGAGTGCATTGACCGGGGAATGACTTTCGCCGCACCGCTGCGGATCAAAGTAAGACTGGTCGTCAAGAGCGGCAAAGAAGAAGCTTCGGAAATTATCGATATCCGCGAGGAGAATATTTACCTCGGAGAAATCCCCCTGATGACTCCGCGCGGAACGTTTATCGTCAATGGCGCCGAGCGGGTGGTCGTCAGCCAGCTGCATCGCTCTCCCGGTGCGACGTTCAACGTGGAAATGCACCATAGCGGCCAACGCTTGATCCAAGGAAGCATCATCCCCAATCGAGGCGCCTGGCTGGAATTCGAGAACGATCTGAACGACGTTCTTTCCGTCATCATCGACCGGCGGCGCAAATTGCCCTCCACCGTGCTGCTGCGCGCCTTCGGTTATGAAAGCGACGACGAAATCCTCAGCCTTTTCGTCAATCACAAATCCATCAAATTGTCGGCGAAGTCGAAAGGCAAATTGGCCGGAATGACAGTCAGCCGCGATTACGTCGATCCGGAAAGCCATATCACCCTCGTAGAAGCAGGAACGGAATTAACTGACGAAATAATAGACAAATTGATCGAATTTCATTGCAGTGAGATTTTCATCGTCGAAGGAGACGATCGCGATTACAACATCCTGCGCAACACGCTGCTTAAAGACAATACCACGGACAAGGAAAGCGCTTTGGGAGAAATTTATCAGACATTGCGTCCCGGCGAACCGCCCGCTCCCAAAAACGCCATCGCCTTATTCGAAAATCTGTTTCTCAAAGCCCGCCGCTACGATTTGTCCCGCGTCGGACGCTATCGCCTGAATAAAAAACTCGGAACCCACATCGATCTCGATACGGTCACCCTCGTTCCGGAAGATATCGTGTCGATTATCAAGCATATTCTCCTGTTGAACCGGGGCGAGGGCGTGTCGGACGACATCGACCACCTCGGCAACCGCCGGGTGCGAACCATCGGCGAATTGTTGGAAAATCAGATTCGGGTAGGATTGGCGCGCATGGAGCGGACGATCCGGGAAAAGATGGGCATTCTCGACCTGGAAAACGTCATGCCGAGAAACCTGATCAACGCCAAGCCGATCACCACCGCCATCAATGATTTCTTTGGACGCAGCCAGCTCTCCCAATTTTTGGATCAGGTGAATCCGCTTTCGGAATTGACGCACAAACGGCGCCTTTCCGCCCTCGGACCCGGCGGTTTGAACCGGGAACGGGCCGGATTCGAGGTGCGCGACGTGCATCATACTCACTATGGCCGCGTTTGCCCCATCGAAACGCCGGAAGGTCCGAACATCGGCTTGATCTCCAGCCTTTCTACATATGCCCAGGTCAACGAATTCGGATTCATCGAAACGCCTTACCGGAAAGTGAAGAACAGCACGGTAACCAAGGAGATCGAGTATCTCTCCGCCGATGACGAAGACAACAGCATCATCGCCCAGGCGAATGCGCCGTTGGACGCAAAAATGCACTTCGTCAACGAGACCGTTCTTTCTCGCTATCGCGGCAATTTTCCGCGCGTGTTGCCGGATCAAGTCAACTACATGGACGTTTCCCCCATGCAGTTGGTCTCCATTTCCTCTTCCTTGATTCCCTTCCTGGAGCACGACGACGCCAACCGCGCTCTCATGGGTTCCAACATGCAGCGCCAGGCGGTGCCTTTGCTGCGCACGGAAGCGCCGCTGGTGGGCACGGGCGTGGAATACAAAGCGGCGAAGGACTCCGGCGTTGTCGTCGTTGCCAAGCGGGACGGCCTTGTGGAATATGTCGACGCCAGCAAAATCGTCGTCCGCCCCGATAGGCAGATGTCGGATAAGGATATGGACGTCTATACGCTGCAAAAGTTCTTCCGTTCCAACCAGAACACCTGCATGAACCAAAAACCGATCGTGCGTAAAGGCCAAAAAGTGGATGAGGGATGGGTCATCGCCGACGGCCCAGCGACGGATATGGGCGAGTTGGCGTTGGGGAAAAACGTTCTCTGCGCCTTCATGTCCTGGGAAGGAGCGAATTACGAAGACGCCATCGTCGTAAGCGAACGCCTGATTAAGGAAGATATTTTCACCAGTTACCATATTGAAGAATTCAAAGTGGAAGCGCGCGATACGAAATTGGGAGAAGAGGAGATCACGCGGGATATTCCCAATGTCGGCGATGAAGCCCTGAAAAATTTGGACGAAAACGGCGTCATCCGCATCGGCGCTCCCGTGCGCCCCGGCGACATTCTCGTCGGCAAAATCTCTCCCAAAGGAAAAGTGCAAACCTCCAACGTCGAAAAATTACTGCGCGCCATCTTCGGAAAACGAGCGGAAGACGTAAAAGATATCTCTCTCAAAGCCTCTCCCGGAACCGAAGGAACCGTCGTCGACGTCAAGGTCTTCTCCCGCAAAATGCGCGGCGGACGCGGACGGGCGGAAGACGAACGCGCCATCAAGCGCCTTCTATCCGATCGGGATAAAAAACTCGTGGATTTGCAGGATGATTGGCGGCAAAGAGTGCAAAATACGCTGATCGGAATGGAATTGAAAGGCGATGTTCTCAATCCGACGACCGGCGAGATTTTGTTCTCGAAAGGGCGGAAAATCGCGCAAACAGATTTTAATAAACTGGGAGAGATCGATATCCGCGATCTCAGCATCGACGGCGATCCCGTCCTCGACAAAATCCGGATGCGCAACCAGCAGGAGATGGAAGATATCAACCAGCAATACGAAAAGCAGGTGGAGTATATTAAAACCGGCGACAATCTTCCCCCCGGCGTCTTGAAAATGGTGAAGGTCTATGTCGCCAAGAAGAAGCGCCTGTCCATCGGCGACAAGATGGCGGGCCGTCACGGAAACAAAGGCGTCGTCTCCCGCATCGTCCCAGTGGAAGATATGCCGTTTCTAGCGGACGGAACGCCGGTCGACATTATTCTCAATCCTCTCGGCGTTCCTTCCCGTATGAACGTCGGCCAAGTGTACGAAACTCACCTGGGATGGGCGATCGAAAAATTGGGAATGCACATCGCCACCCAAGTTTTCGACGGCGCCAAAGAGAGCGACGTCGTGGAACTTCTGGAGAAAGCGGGTCTGCCCAAGACGGGAAAGTCCGTTCTTTATGATGGAAGGACGGGTAATCCGTTTCAGGAAGAAGTAACCGTCGGCCAGATTTATATGTTGAAACTCAACCACTTGGTAGACGACAAGATTCACGCGCGCTCCATCGGACCTTACTCTTTGGTTACGCAGCAGCCGTTGGGCGGCAAAGCGCAATTCGGCGGGCAGCGGTTGGGCGAGATGGAAGTTTGGGCGCTGGAAGCCTATGGCGCGGCTCATACGCTGCAGGAACTCTTGACCGTCAAATCGGACGATATCGTCGGACGGAATCGCATCTACGAAGCGATCGTGAAAGGCAAGAACGCCCGCGCGCCGGGATTGCCGGAATCCTTCTATGTGTTGGTCAAAGAACTCCAAAGTCTGGGCCTAGGCATCGAACTGGTCGAAGACGAGGAGGAAGCGGAGGAAAAAGACGACGGCGGCGCCAAGGCGAAGGTGGAAGTGACCGAGCTTGTCGAATCCGGCAGTTGA
- a CDS encoding AAA family ATPase: MRIEKLTLSNFRGIRDMTLEFEPHVNVLVGENGAGKSSILDAIAILLSRLIDPIASPPKRGRSFSENDITIDEKDTNNKIFVKYNKKEVSWSIDKGRKFEMKRAIYNNAQINTIVNDVYDGLEKHKDYCLPLCVYYSVNRTVLDVPLRRTKHKFLQITAYDQALTGQRNDFRLFFEWFREREDYENEIIREDSSYTDPQLKAVRNAISAFTGFSNIRVRRNPLKMEVTKGKKIFNILQLSDGEKCLLALIGDMARRLAIANPSLSDPLEGEGVAMIDEIDLHLHPAWQRTVISNLTRTFPNCQFILSTHSPQVISDVRPECLFLLQQTKNGIICEKPYESYGKNTDRILEDLMGVDARPTHIKERIQRLYRIIDKGNLKNARREIERIRDEIGEDPELVRADVLFKRKEIIGK, from the coding sequence ATGAGAATCGAAAAATTAACGCTAAGCAATTTCAGAGGCATTCGCGACATGACGCTCGAATTTGAGCCGCATGTCAATGTACTTGTCGGCGAGAACGGCGCCGGGAAGTCGAGCATCCTCGACGCCATTGCCATTCTCCTTTCGCGGCTTATTGATCCTATTGCATCTCCTCCTAAAAGAGGCCGTTCTTTTAGTGAAAATGACATCACAATTGACGAAAAGGATACTAATAATAAGATATTTGTTAAATATAACAAAAAGGAAGTAAGTTGGAGTATAGACAAAGGGCGCAAGTTTGAGATGAAAAGAGCCATCTATAATAATGCGCAAATCAATACAATTGTAAATGATGTGTATGATGGTTTAGAAAAACATAAAGACTACTGCCTTCCACTATGCGTCTATTACAGCGTTAATAGAACCGTTCTTGATGTTCCTTTAAGGCGCACTAAACATAAATTTTTACAGATAACAGCCTACGATCAGGCATTAACAGGTCAGCGAAACGATTTCCGATTATTCTTCGAATGGTTTCGCGAGCGGGAAGACTATGAAAATGAGATCATTCGTGAGGATAGTTCCTATACCGATCCGCAACTCAAAGCCGTTAGAAACGCTATTTCCGCCTTTACCGGCTTCTCGAATATCCGCGTTCGCCGCAATCCTTTAAAAATGGAAGTTACAAAAGGAAAAAAAATTTTTAATATCCTTCAATTGTCCGATGGAGAGAAATGCCTTCTGGCGTTAATCGGAGACATGGCGCGGCGTCTAGCCATCGCAAATCCCTCATTATCCGATCCGCTTGAAGGCGAGGGCGTAGCTATGATTGACGAAATTGATCTCCATTTGCATCCTGCCTGGCAAAGAACAGTAATATCAAATTTGACGCGCACATTCCCGAATTGTCAGTTCATTCTTTCCACTCATTCGCCGCAAGTCATCAGTGATGTAAGGCCGGAATGTCTTTTTCTTTTACAACAAACAAAAAACGGCATTATCTGCGAAAAGCCGTATGAATCTTACGGTAAAAACACGGACAGAATTCTTGAGGATTTGATGGGAGTCGATGCGCGTCCTACGCATATAAAAGAACGCATCCAAAGACTTTACCGGATCATCGATAAAGGGAATTTGAAAAACGCCCGCCGCGAGATAGAAAGAATAAGAGATGAAATCGGGGAAGATCCAGAACTCGTCAGAGCCGATGTTCTCTTCAAACGCAAGGAGATCATCGGTAAATGA